In a genomic window of Rhododendron vialii isolate Sample 1 chromosome 12a, ASM3025357v1:
- the LOC131310705 gene encoding rhodanese-like domain-containing protein 11, chloroplastic, whose translation MEALGHPSLNSLSSCGRRYQGQQHCTRLLGTTRCLNYSEPSSVKCRPFYGTRHRGLNSIRVQAVEEDYEVRQMKDMAAARKRWEALVREEKVKVLTPREAGYAMQLSNKTLLDVRPSTEHKKAWVKASTWIPIFDVDSRFDAGTLSRKVTNFMMGGWWSGVPTLSVDGQFLSKVEEKFTKDTDLIVGCQKGLRSLAACELLHNAGYRNLFWIQGGLEAADEGDLEREGPVPFKLAGIGGVSEFLGWTDQQRVAAAKEGWGYRLVFSARLVGVFLVADALLFGAQQAARYLQEIRSH comes from the exons ATGGAAGCTCTGGGACATCCGTCcctcaactctctctcctcctgcGGCCGTCGTTACCAGGGACAACAACATTGCACGAGGCTATTGGGCACAACCCGTTGCCTCAATTACTCGGAGCCGTCTTCGGTGAAATGCAGGCCCTTTTATGGAACTCGCCACAGG GGATTGAATAGCATTCGGGTGCAAGCAGTTGAGGAAGATTATGAGGTGAGGCAAATGAAGGACATGGCTGCTGCTAGGAAGAGATGGGAAGCTCtg gTCAGGGAAGAAAAAGTCAAAGTTCTGACTCCGAGGGAAGCTGGTTATGCAATGCAACTCTCTAACAAAACCTTGCTCGATGTACGCCCCTCTACAGAGCATAAAAAG GCATGGGTTAAAGCGTCAACATGGATTCCGATCTTTGATGTTGATTCTAGATTTGACGCTGGAACTCTTTCCAGAAAGGTCACGAACTTCATGATGG gAGGTTGGTGGAGTGGTGTGCCTACACTTTCGGTTGATGG CCAATTTTTGTCAAAGGTTGAGGAGAAATTTACAAAAGATACAGACCTTATTGTTGGATGTCAGAAGGGATTGAG ATCTCTAGCAGCATGTGAGCTACTGCATAATGCCGGTTACAGAAACCTTTTCTGGATTCAAGGGGGTCTTGAGGCTGCCGATGAAGGG GATCTTGAGAGGGAAGGTCCCGTTCCTTTTAAGCTTGCTGGAATTGGTGGTGTTTCAGAGTTCCTTGG TTGGACTGATCAACAAAGAGTTGCAGCTGCGAAGGAGGGTTGGGGCTACCGATTAGTCTTCTCTGCTCGTCTG GTTGGAGTCTTTCTTGTTGCCGATGCCTTGTTATTTGGGGCTCAGCAAGCCGCCCGTTATCTTCAGGAAATAAGGTCCCACTGA